TACGGCTGCGACAAATCGCGTATTGATTTTATTGCCTTTTACCGACGATGTCGCCATTGGAAACTTATCTGGCAGTGTTTTACCTGTGATGCAACATGCACAGCATGAATTGATGATTGCCACTTATGACTTTTTAAATACTCACACTCCCCAAGATATTAAAGCCGAGTTTGATGGGTTGATTTATTACACCGAAGATGAAAATCAACATTTGGATCTATTGTTTGAATTATCTTTTGCGGACTTTCCCATCGTACTTTTAGATAAAGAGGTGCCTGATCTAAGTTTGCCTTCTTTTTTATCTGATAACTTAGCCGGGGGCAAAAAAGCCTGTGATTATCTTGTCAAAGCCGGGCACAAACGCATTGCGTATTTATTTGGCGACCGTCATCATCCCCAATCGACGCGCCAACGTTATTTAGGCTATATCCAAAGTTTGATGGAACATCAAATTGATTTTCATACTTCTTTTGAAGAAGATACAACCAGCGAAGACCACTTATTACGCTACGTGAAGCAAAATCAAATTACTGCTTTTGTTTGCGAAAATGATATCACCG
The DNA window shown above is from Enterococcus montenegrensis and carries:
- a CDS encoding GntR family transcriptional regulator — its product is MEPLYLKILRDLQADITSGLLAAGDQLPTEKELSEKYSVSRITSKRALNELEQKGLIERTRGKGSFVTGKLKTTAATNRVLILLPFTDDVAIGNLSGSVLPVMQHAQHELMIATYDFLNTHTPQDIKAEFDGLIYYTEDENQHLDLLFELSFADFPIVLLDKEVPDLSLPSFLSDNLAGGKKACDYLVKAGHKRIAYLFGDRHHPQSTRQRYLGYIQSLMEHQIDFHTSFEEDTTSEDHLLRYVKQNQITAFVCENDITAIQAMRTLRQAGLAIPQDISVVGFDNIQAAALVDPPLTTISQNFKAIGETAGEALLSWIKTGQKPNSQKIPVTLFVRESTKEIKS